In Haloarcula salinisoli, a genomic segment contains:
- the nucS gene encoding endonuclease NucS, whose product MTADSAVETLSYPETDTVRDLVDRAIDRGAMVTLFGRCTVEYDGRAASSLGPGDRHVTLKPDGAALVHTDEGQQPVNWQPPGSAHSVSAADGALELCSERSNPDETLEISFETVAHAAAFDVSDPEELAVTGTEADLKERILEDPDLVEPGFTPLATERATPAGAVDIYGEDESGRTVVVELKRRRVGPDAVGQLDRYVDALERDLHAGTAVRGILVAPSVTDRARQLLAKKGLEFVSLEPT is encoded by the coding sequence GTGACCGCCGACAGCGCCGTCGAGACACTCTCGTATCCGGAGACCGACACCGTCCGTGACCTCGTCGACCGCGCCATCGACCGGGGCGCGATGGTGACCCTGTTCGGTCGCTGTACGGTCGAGTACGACGGCCGCGCGGCGAGTTCGCTCGGGCCGGGCGACCGCCACGTGACGCTGAAACCGGACGGGGCGGCGCTGGTCCACACCGACGAGGGCCAGCAGCCGGTCAACTGGCAGCCGCCGGGCTCGGCCCACTCGGTCAGTGCCGCCGACGGCGCCCTCGAACTTTGCTCGGAGCGGTCCAACCCGGACGAGACACTCGAGATATCCTTCGAGACGGTGGCCCACGCCGCCGCCTTCGACGTGAGCGACCCTGAAGAGTTGGCTGTCACCGGGACCGAAGCCGACCTCAAAGAGCGCATCCTCGAGGACCCAGACCTCGTCGAGCCCGGCTTCACGCCGCTGGCGACCGAGCGGGCGACCCCCGCCGGCGCCGTCGACATCTACGGCGAGGACGAAAGCGGTCGAACTGTCGTCGTCGAGCTGAAACGGCGCCGCGTCGGACCGGACGCGGTCGGCCAGCTCGACCGGTACGTCGACGCCCTGGAACGGGATCTCCACGCGGGGACGGCGGTTCGGGGCATCCTGGTCGCCCCGTCGGTGACCGACCGGGCGCGCCAGCTGCTCGCGAAGAAGGGGCTGGAGTTCGTCTCGCTCGAACCGACCTAG